One Halostagnicola kamekurae DNA segment encodes these proteins:
- a CDS encoding glycosyltransferase, whose protein sequence is MFAHTMTDKKCLYISYTGLTEPLGKSQILGYLEQIDTDLDIHILSFEKSPERTDLQKVESRIQDQNIEWHHIERCRGPTLLSTFMDIFVGFLLSLYIYAKNGFDLVHARSYIPMMISLPLAVFSTTNIIFDIRGFWIDERVDRNSIDPDGRLYTYLKRIEHLLFQQADVVIALTKASRDIITQKYSVKPDNIYIIPTCVDTEKFEMSDNSPDGPFLLGYVGTVNEWHHFDEVLDCYHLLSEQVDESCFKIYNKGDRNKIQREIEKYPKNMDNIEIKSVSHSEMPKKYSELDAGIFFYKDTYSKKATCPTKMGEFLSTGTPCIGNSGVGDVEDILEQNQVGVAISEFSEKEKREAITELLEIIDDPYSNQRCRNVAINQLSLESGSNILQDIYTQHHTKSVS, encoded by the coding sequence ATGTTTGCACACACAATGACTGATAAGAAGTGCCTTTATATCTCCTACACTGGTTTGACCGAACCATTAGGGAAGTCTCAGATCCTCGGATATCTTGAACAGATAGATACGGATTTGGATATACACATTCTATCTTTTGAAAAAAGTCCAGAGAGAACAGATTTACAGAAAGTTGAGTCGAGGATTCAAGACCAGAACATCGAATGGCATCATATAGAGAGATGTAGGGGACCAACACTATTGTCTACGTTTATGGATATTTTCGTTGGGTTTCTTTTGTCATTGTATATCTATGCTAAAAATGGATTTGATCTCGTCCATGCTCGGAGTTATATTCCAATGATGATTTCTCTTCCGTTAGCAGTATTCAGTACGACGAATATTATATTTGATATACGAGGCTTTTGGATAGATGAACGAGTTGATAGGAATTCCATAGACCCAGATGGCAGATTATACACGTATTTGAAAAGGATTGAACACCTGCTTTTTCAGCAAGCAGATGTAGTTATAGCACTAACTAAGGCAAGCAGAGATATTATCACACAGAAGTATTCTGTCAAGCCAGATAATATATATATAATCCCAACTTGTGTAGATACAGAAAAATTTGAAATGTCTGATAATTCTCCAGATGGGCCATTTCTGCTCGGATATGTTGGTACTGTGAATGAGTGGCATCATTTTGATGAAGTGCTTGACTGTTATCACCTTCTTTCAGAGCAAGTTGATGAGTCTTGTTTTAAAATTTATAATAAAGGAGATAGAAATAAAATCCAACGGGAGATTGAAAAATATCCCAAGAATATGGATAATATTGAAATCAAGTCTGTTTCGCACTCGGAGATGCCAAAAAAGTATTCCGAATTAGATGCCGGCATATTCTTTTATAAAGACACATATTCGAAAAAAGCTACTTGTCCGACTAAGATGGGGGAATTTCTATCTACTGGAACACCTTGTATTGGAAATAGCGGAGTCGGTGATGTTGAAGATATCCTAGAGCAAAATCAGGTCGGGGTTGCAATCTCTGAATTTTCTGAGAAGGAAAAAAGAGAGGCAATTACAGAACTCCTTGAAATCATTGATGATCCCTATAGTAATCAAAGATGCCGGAATGTGGCCATCAATCAGCTCTCTTTAGAATCTGGTTCGAATATACTTCAGGATATCTATACCCAGCACCACACAAAGTCGGTTAGTTAG
- a CDS encoding glycosyltransferase → MSKDIDNISIGFILVGDETTASTRHRILEPTKYFGDKFEIEFLSFRAHRSDFLGRSLSNIIFSIKMVLFSFNKDIIYVQKIPLPGYLVKTLSLVCGEIVFDFDDALYTSPEWEDDRPSRRSRLKQSIDASSIVITGNPNLSNFARQYNDHVYTIPTSVPKEEQVAVQNSSTQVTIGWIGGPGNLRYLELIKEPLESILEDFDCELKIVTGEEPPVTPLKNHQKVRYATWSLQDEQELIKSFDIMIRPMPDTEWINGKGGYTSVIRCMSLGVPVVASPIEPLSEITSPGKSILFSETPNEWYDALERLICDDDFRKQSGLKARHEVDTQGLWTEDYAREIQEILECLHTQ, encoded by the coding sequence ATGTCTAAGGACATAGACAACATCTCCATAGGTTTTATATTAGTAGGAGATGAAACAACCGCAAGCACCCGCCATAGAATCTTAGAACCAACTAAATACTTTGGAGACAAATTTGAAATAGAATTTCTCTCATTTAGGGCCCACCGTTCTGATTTCCTTGGCCGGTCCTTATCCAATATTATATTTTCAATTAAAATGGTGCTGTTTTCATTCAATAAAGACATCATATATGTGCAGAAAATACCACTGCCAGGGTATCTAGTTAAAACGCTTAGTCTAGTTTGTGGAGAAATAGTGTTTGATTTCGATGATGCATTATATACCTCTCCTGAGTGGGAAGACGACCGGCCAAGCCGACGTTCACGATTAAAGCAATCCATAGATGCGTCAAGCATCGTGATAACAGGAAATCCAAATCTCTCTAATTTCGCACGTCAATATAACGACCACGTATATACAATTCCGACATCAGTACCAAAGGAAGAACAAGTTGCAGTTCAAAATAGTTCCACTCAAGTCACAATTGGATGGATTGGTGGCCCAGGAAACTTACGGTATTTGGAGTTAATAAAGGAGCCATTGGAATCTATTTTGGAGGATTTTGATTGTGAATTGAAAATCGTTACTGGGGAAGAGCCACCAGTTACCCCACTAAAGAATCACCAGAAGGTTAGATACGCCACTTGGTCATTGCAGGATGAACAGGAGTTGATTAAGAGTTTTGATATAATGATCCGCCCTATGCCGGATACCGAATGGATAAACGGAAAGGGTGGGTATACTTCTGTGATTAGGTGTATGTCTCTGGGTGTGCCAGTGGTTGCTTCACCAATTGAACCCTTAAGCGAGATCACCAGTCCTGGTAAGTCAATTCTTTTCTCTGAAACTCCTAACGAGTGGTACGATGCTTTAGAGCGCTTAATCTGCGATGACGATTTCCGAAAGCAATCAGGACTAAAAGCTAGACATGAGGTAGACACTCAAGGACTTTGGACAGAAGATTACGCCCGTGAAATACAGGAGATATTGGAATGTTTGCACACACAATGA
- a CDS encoding flippase, giving the protein MPSEDSFSKIVKESGITFAGSIVGRTLGFLYIAVVTRLVSPGVYGTFTLALSIVMLLRGISDLSIHRAIDYFLPQYLQNGKEQKADNTLRIGILLTLSTTGATAILVVVTSFQFSHIFDDPMLSTVLPFLAIVIPLATLLKFLESIFKGMRILKHRSYIKDFIKPITRLSITTFLLLLGAGIYGLIIGHIAGLAVAITFGSFLFIRDSNWFGSGSFRGGQIRPILSYTFPLVFAGVIYAVVGYVDYFFIGYFLTSSEVAYYQVVFTLAANTLIILKSVAPVFKPTVAGLQNDMIELSVVFKNSTRWVTMFTLPIIATLAVAPDLYISTLFSAEYAVASGAFLALLIGYLFTVSFGLEGMMLEGLGHTRLTLFNTIILIVINGILNYVFIPKFGILGAGMATATGLSITGAAGMIEIYLLYRIHPYSVDWVKVTVGIVPATLVGAYMSSFNTNDILLFVIVPSAITLCYFLILVLINGFTKDDLKMAERADKRLNTGIIKRLVSFGS; this is encoded by the coding sequence ATGCCGAGTGAAGATAGCTTTTCAAAGATCGTAAAAGAAAGCGGAATAACATTTGCTGGTAGCATAGTTGGTCGGACTCTTGGCTTTCTATATATTGCAGTAGTAACACGTCTGGTGTCCCCAGGAGTGTACGGCACGTTCACACTTGCACTTTCTATTGTTATGTTACTCCGTGGTATATCAGATTTGAGTATACATCGCGCAATTGATTACTTTCTCCCCCAATATCTTCAAAACGGGAAGGAACAAAAAGCGGATAATACTCTAAGGATAGGAATCTTACTAACACTATCTACTACAGGGGCAACCGCGATTTTAGTTGTTGTTACTTCCTTTCAGTTCAGCCATATATTTGATGATCCAATGCTTTCTACAGTCCTACCGTTCCTTGCAATCGTCATTCCGTTAGCAACTTTATTGAAATTCCTTGAATCAATCTTTAAAGGGATGAGGATACTTAAACATAGATCATATATTAAGGATTTTATAAAACCCATTACTCGGCTTTCAATAACCACTTTCCTCCTTTTATTAGGTGCCGGGATTTATGGCTTAATCATTGGTCACATTGCGGGATTAGCCGTTGCGATCACCTTCGGGAGTTTCCTGTTTATCCGAGATTCCAATTGGTTCGGGTCAGGATCATTTAGAGGAGGACAAATCCGGCCGATTCTTTCGTATACTTTTCCACTAGTCTTTGCTGGGGTTATCTATGCCGTTGTTGGATATGTGGATTATTTTTTTATCGGGTATTTTCTGACCTCCTCTGAAGTCGCATATTATCAAGTAGTTTTTACTTTAGCAGCAAACACATTAATTATCCTGAAATCAGTAGCACCAGTGTTCAAACCGACTGTTGCAGGCTTACAAAATGACATGATTGAACTTTCGGTAGTATTTAAGAATTCAACCCGATGGGTGACAATGTTCACACTTCCTATCATCGCAACACTAGCCGTGGCACCAGACTTGTATATATCTACGTTATTCTCTGCTGAGTATGCTGTAGCAAGTGGCGCATTTCTCGCTCTTCTTATTGGATATTTATTCACAGTTTCTTTCGGCCTAGAGGGAATGATGCTTGAGGGCCTAGGCCATACACGCCTAACTCTATTCAACACAATTATATTAATTGTAATTAACGGAATTCTTAACTATGTTTTCATTCCAAAATTTGGTATTCTTGGTGCAGGTATGGCTACTGCCACCGGACTATCAATAACTGGGGCAGCAGGAATGATAGAAATCTACCTACTATATCGAATTCACCCATACTCTGTTGATTGGGTAAAGGTCACTGTTGGTATTGTACCTGCCACTCTTGTTGGCGCATATATGAGTTCATTTAATACCAATGATATTCTATTGTTTGTCATAGTTCCGTCAGCTATAACGCTATGCTATTTTCTAATATTGGTTTTAATAAACGGGTTTACCAAAGATGATTTAAAAATGGCAGAAAGAGCTGACAAGAGGCTAAACACGGGTATTATTAAGAGATTAGTTTCATTTGGATCATAA
- a CDS encoding oligosaccharide repeat unit polymerase — protein MDPDTAFIDLLLLVTLVAYAVVFSHSVIRDNILNPANVLAGAMIAPLVTAVGTSAGVRPETEVIWLLFTFLFLLGYTLTKHTSNVIKFHGENTHRAWFDPRIIAVFLSLGLLGFVLGAINTYEIAQSGPRGVLYNIRAGRTKQHVDLGTASYLLPFLHVGVLMMIVRGFRARQYAVFAGFWLMSVGFTLARTKLLLCLLALTTAIYYRKTILDGYRVGVKPVVSLVAIFGGGFVLMGSVLNKLDGGPLSGILFYFTIPITTFDKSIRPLGRCTDSVFDATALYPFNRILQKLGLSNTLEYQCGVPKGVAKSMLAIPYLDFGPLGLVVVPVVIGLVYGLVFAQVKRGNPYMIAFYSLFVFPLAISFYGYDFNRVIWPYYLLIFAGVYVIGGPLQAIRNQVVDSEVENEEKSVE, from the coding sequence GTGGACCCGGACACCGCATTCATTGACCTATTACTACTGGTTACGCTAGTCGCGTATGCGGTCGTCTTTTCCCATTCGGTTATCCGTGATAATATACTGAATCCAGCAAACGTGCTTGCGGGGGCGATGATTGCGCCATTGGTGACCGCGGTTGGAACATCTGCCGGGGTGAGACCTGAGACGGAGGTGATATGGTTGCTTTTTACATTCCTGTTTCTCCTTGGGTACACTCTCACGAAGCACACCAGCAACGTCATCAAGTTCCACGGTGAAAATACTCACCGTGCGTGGTTCGACCCGCGAATAATCGCCGTATTTTTGTCGCTCGGACTCCTCGGATTCGTGCTTGGCGCAATCAATACATACGAGATCGCTCAATCCGGCCCTAGAGGAGTCCTCTATAATATCCGGGCTGGCCGGACGAAGCAGCACGTGGACCTAGGGACGGCGAGCTATCTACTACCGTTCTTGCATGTTGGTGTCCTGATGATGATTGTGCGCGGGTTTAGAGCTCGCCAGTACGCTGTCTTTGCCGGATTCTGGCTAATGAGCGTTGGATTCACGCTTGCACGGACGAAGTTGTTGCTTTGTTTGCTCGCTCTTACAACTGCAATTTATTACCGGAAGACAATCCTCGACGGTTATCGGGTTGGTGTGAAACCAGTCGTCTCTCTCGTCGCGATCTTCGGCGGGGGTTTCGTATTAATGGGGTCAGTGCTGAACAAATTAGATGGTGGGCCTCTCTCAGGGATACTGTTCTATTTCACCATCCCAATAACGACGTTTGATAAGTCTATTCGACCACTTGGACGGTGCACGGATTCTGTGTTCGACGCAACAGCTCTTTATCCGTTTAATAGAATCCTGCAAAAGCTCGGATTGTCGAACACGCTTGAATACCAATGTGGCGTCCCGAAGGGGGTTGCGAAAAGTATGCTAGCAATCCCGTATCTTGATTTTGGCCCGCTCGGACTGGTTGTGGTCCCTGTTGTGATCGGGCTCGTGTATGGGCTTGTCTTCGCACAGGTGAAGCGGGGGAATCCGTATATGATTGCGTTCTATAGTCTGTTTGTGTTCCCGCTCGCAATTTCGTTCTATGGGTATGACTTTAATCGCGTGATCTGGCCGTATTACCTATTAATATTTGCTGGAGTATATGTTATCGGGGGACCACTTCAGGCAATCCGTAATCAGGTGGTTGATAGCGAAGTTGAGAACGAGGAGAAGAGCGTGGAGTAG
- a CDS encoding dTDP-4-dehydrorhamnose 3,5-epimerase family protein, translated as MASIQGVKSRNLQVNADERGHLVEIFREDWGKYDPKPAMSYYSLSYPGVIRAWHRHTRGQIDHFVCPMGRIKVGIYDDREDSPTQGEVNKFVIGEHNQKVVRIPGDCWHGFKVVGNEQAILINFPTNLYDYEDPDEERLPPDTDKIPINWDEQPH; from the coding sequence ATGGCGTCGATTCAAGGTGTTAAATCCCGAAACCTACAGGTGAATGCAGACGAACGCGGTCATCTCGTCGAAATTTTCCGTGAGGACTGGGGAAAATACGATCCGAAGCCGGCGATGTCCTACTACTCTCTGTCCTATCCTGGCGTAATCCGGGCGTGGCATCGGCATACGCGCGGTCAGATAGACCACTTCGTTTGTCCGATGGGGCGTATTAAAGTCGGAATCTACGACGACCGGGAGGACTCACCCACGCAGGGAGAAGTCAATAAATTCGTCATCGGCGAGCATAACCAGAAGGTTGTCCGGATTCCGGGTGACTGCTGGCACGGGTTCAAAGTCGTCGGAAACGAGCAGGCAATCCTCATTAATTTCCCGACGAACCTCTACGACTACGAGGATCCCGACGAGGAGCGCCTTCCACCGGACACGGACAAAATCCCTATAAATTGGGACGAACAGCCTCACTAA
- a CDS encoding glucose-1-phosphate thymidylyltransferase: protein MKGVLLSGGTGSRLRPITHTGPKQLVPVANKPVLEYAIEDLKEAGITEIGVVLGNKGRDEIQELLGDGSEYGVDITYIIQGNPLGLAHAAGCAREFVGEDDFVMYLGDNILKSGITELVESFEAGNYGAGIALQEVGNPQAFGIADVDEQGSVTELIEKPDNPPTNLALIGMYVFSPAVFDAIEDLEPSWRGELEITDAIQSLLGAGSEIDSHIVTGWWKDTGKPEDLLEANRLVLEDLELNTAGVVEDGAETDGRIELADSSVIEGGAVVRGPVSIAEHTTIKSGTYVGPYTSIGANSTLEDVHIENSVVIGDSEITANVRIVDSLLGRNANIESADGLLPEGHRLVVGENSQVKL, encoded by the coding sequence ATGAAAGGCGTTCTTCTCTCAGGAGGTACTGGATCACGACTACGCCCGATCACACATACCGGCCCAAAGCAGCTCGTTCCAGTTGCAAATAAACCTGTTCTAGAGTATGCGATCGAGGATCTCAAAGAAGCAGGAATTACCGAAATTGGCGTCGTACTCGGTAACAAAGGACGAGACGAGATACAGGAACTCCTCGGTGATGGCTCCGAATACGGTGTTGACATCACGTACATCATTCAAGGAAACCCACTCGGACTTGCACACGCGGCAGGGTGCGCCAGAGAATTCGTGGGCGAAGACGACTTCGTGATGTACCTCGGGGACAACATCCTCAAGTCCGGTATCACTGAGCTCGTCGAGAGCTTCGAGGCCGGTAACTACGGTGCGGGGATCGCATTGCAAGAAGTAGGGAACCCCCAGGCGTTCGGCATCGCCGACGTCGATGAACAAGGAAGCGTCACCGAACTCATTGAGAAGCCCGATAACCCGCCGACGAATCTTGCGCTCATCGGGATGTACGTATTCTCGCCTGCTGTCTTCGACGCTATCGAAGACTTAGAACCGTCGTGGCGTGGTGAACTCGAAATCACTGACGCCATCCAATCCCTCCTAGGTGCTGGCTCCGAAATCGACTCCCATATCGTTACGGGCTGGTGGAAAGACACCGGAAAACCTGAGGACCTTCTGGAAGCGAACCGTCTCGTCCTCGAAGATCTCGAATTGAATACAGCAGGCGTCGTCGAGGACGGTGCGGAGACCGACGGCCGCATCGAACTTGCAGACTCTTCGGTCATCGAAGGAGGTGCTGTCGTTCGTGGTCCGGTGTCCATCGCGGAGCACACCACGATCAAGAGCGGAACATATGTCGGCCCGTACACGTCGATTGGTGCGAACTCCACGCTGGAGGATGTTCACATCGAGAACAGCGTTGTCATCGGCGATTCTGAAATTACCGCCAACGTTCGTATTGTCGATAGTCTACTCGGGCGCAACGCCAATATCGAGAGCGCGGATGGTCTCCTTCCAGAAGGGCACCGCCTCGTCGTCGGTGAGAATTCCCAAGTTAAACTCTAA
- the rfbD gene encoding dTDP-4-dehydrorhamnose reductase, with product MQLLVVGSNGLLGSNVVREGQQRGWNVRGTYHSTRPAFDIPLTQFDLREYDSFDDILTEHDPDVVVNCAAMTDVDGCEINPEQAHILNGDAPCGLAAHCNAHGVEIVHISTDYVFDGTRSEPYSELAETNPVQVYGESKLAGEQAVTEETTDALVARLSFVWGIHRSSGNLTGFPVWVRERLRSGEDIPLFTDQWVTPTRAGQAAETLLDLIEEDATGLFHIVCSSCVTPYKFGEVIANLVSNSEELISEGSIDDVERTATRPTYSCLDVGNVESELDRPQPTLRENIETVRDLLH from the coding sequence ATGCAACTCCTCGTCGTCGGTTCGAACGGTCTCCTTGGCAGTAACGTCGTACGTGAAGGTCAGCAACGCGGGTGGAACGTCCGTGGAACCTACCACTCAACGCGACCGGCGTTCGACATTCCACTCACGCAGTTCGATCTCCGAGAATACGACTCGTTTGACGACATCCTCACCGAACATGATCCAGACGTGGTCGTCAACTGTGCCGCGATGACGGATGTCGATGGCTGTGAAATAAACCCGGAACAAGCCCATATACTCAACGGCGACGCACCGTGTGGGCTAGCCGCTCACTGCAATGCACACGGTGTTGAAATCGTACACATCTCAACGGACTACGTCTTCGATGGGACGAGAAGTGAACCGTACAGTGAGTTGGCGGAGACGAATCCGGTACAGGTGTACGGCGAGTCGAAGTTAGCGGGGGAACAAGCAGTTACCGAGGAAACGACGGACGCGCTCGTGGCCCGACTCTCATTCGTTTGGGGCATTCATCGAAGTAGTGGGAATCTCACGGGGTTTCCGGTATGGGTTCGTGAACGACTCCGGTCGGGCGAGGATATTCCATTGTTTACGGATCAGTGGGTGACGCCGACGCGTGCCGGCCAGGCAGCCGAAACGCTGCTTGATCTGATCGAGGAGGACGCCACTGGTCTCTTCCATATCGTATGTTCGTCTTGTGTTACCCCCTACAAGTTCGGGGAGGTGATTGCCAATCTCGTCAGTAATAGCGAGGAATTGATCAGTGAGGGGTCGATAGACGATGTCGAACGAACCGCGACACGACCTACGTACAGTTGTCTCGATGTCGGAAATGTGGAGTCAGAGCTTGACCGTCCACAACCGACGTTACGCGAGAATATCGAAACTGTCCGGGATTTGTTACATTAG
- the rfbB gene encoding dTDP-glucose 4,6-dehydratase, which yields MRILVTGGAGFIGSNFVHYLLNQHEDDEVITLDALTYAGSKDNLASVLDDSRHKFVEGDICDRDLVTELVSDVDAIVNFAAESHVDRSIEGAKPFVTTNVQGTQTLLDAANEADIQRFLQISTDEVYGQILDGKFSEDDPLNPRNPYSATKAGADLLAQSFQTTHDLPVIITRTCNNFGPRQHPEKLIPKFIQNAATGENLPVYGDGSNVREWIYVEDNCRALDLVLRKGKVGEIYNIGSHAEKTNLKVTEAILDTVGADDDLIEFVNDRAGHDQRYALETKKIETLGWEPEYSFEEGLERTVNYYLD from the coding sequence ATGCGAATTCTCGTCACTGGCGGTGCTGGGTTCATCGGGTCAAACTTCGTCCATTATCTTCTCAACCAACACGAGGATGACGAAGTGATCACACTAGACGCGTTGACGTACGCGGGCTCGAAGGACAACCTTGCTAGTGTTCTCGACGACTCACGCCACAAGTTCGTCGAAGGTGACATCTGTGACCGCGATCTCGTCACGGAGCTTGTTTCTGACGTCGATGCAATCGTCAACTTCGCGGCGGAGTCACACGTAGACCGGTCAATCGAAGGCGCGAAACCCTTCGTCACGACGAACGTCCAGGGAACCCAGACCCTCCTCGATGCCGCCAACGAAGCAGATATCCAGCGCTTCCTCCAGATCTCAACTGACGAGGTGTACGGGCAAATTCTTGACGGGAAGTTCTCCGAGGACGACCCACTCAATCCCCGAAATCCTTACTCAGCAACGAAAGCGGGTGCGGACCTCCTAGCACAGAGCTTCCAGACGACACACGACCTCCCTGTCATCATCACACGGACGTGCAACAACTTCGGTCCCCGTCAGCATCCCGAGAAACTTATCCCGAAATTCATCCAGAACGCCGCCACCGGTGAGAACCTTCCCGTATACGGCGACGGATCGAACGTCCGTGAATGGATCTACGTCGAGGATAACTGCCGAGCACTCGATCTGGTCCTCAGGAAGGGTAAAGTTGGAGAGATCTATAATATCGGGAGTCATGCGGAAAAGACGAATCTCAAAGTCACCGAGGCGATTCTGGACACCGTCGGCGCGGACGATGATTTGATTGAATTCGTGAACGACCGCGCCGGCCATGACCAACGCTATGCACTTGAAACTAAGAAGATCGAAACACTCGGCTGGGAACCGGAATACTCGTTCGAAGAGGGCCTCGAACGAACCGTCAATTACTATTTGGATTGA
- a CDS encoding transposase has product MDGWWQRLRRARLARPPVDRSGRASRSVQRAKHRRLERHRVQVRRPYHRTQRGRQLKQSTLDETYNHRTGVERTNESVKDCGLGRTHARGRVHARAQVFLALCLRLVVAITNYERGDNPGSTIITVREEFYNTLSVFNGDERNVFHYCIQLGRRDWFLPGRNLNPNSN; this is encoded by the coding sequence CTGGATGGTTGGTGGCAGCGCCTACGACGCGCTCGACTCGCACGACCACCTGTTGACCGCAGTGGTCGTGCGAGTCGCTCCGTACAACGCGCGAAACACCGACGACTCGAAAGACATCGAGTACAGGTTCGAAGACCGTACCACCGAACACAGCGAGGACGGCAGCTGAAGCAATCGACGCTGGATGAGACGTATAATCACCGCACAGGAGTCGAACGAACCAACGAATCAGTCAAGGACTGCGGCCTCGGGAGAACGCACGCTCGAGGCCGCGTCCACGCACGAGCGCAGGTGTTCCTCGCTCTTTGCCTTCGCCTCGTCGTCGCTATCACCAACTACGAACGAGGAGACAATCCGGGAAGTACGATCATCACGGTGCGAGAAGAGTTCTATAACACCCTCAGCGTGTTTAACGGAGACGAGCGGAATGTTTTCCACTATTGTATACAACTCGGACGGCGGGATTGGTTTCTCCCTGGTAGGAATCTCAATCCAAATAGTAATTGA